Proteins from a genomic interval of Asterias rubens chromosome 16, eAstRub1.3, whole genome shotgun sequence:
- the LOC117301013 gene encoding uncharacterized protein LOC117301013 has product MPCQAIIRAFIIRKKLKQVRKQYEDIFSDIETDVCPDGKTCSIQWREPAMSKPCVLPKSYKTHAVAVKEVRSGSPNESHQQPRPDSTPSQDTDYQVHGTGNQTIDIESHTNAGVKGQDGTPQQEHDNDSNLKDFNDRDLAHNAEDQQASSMQNHQNENQKANPDSRELVLETLPCDQEDLQLAGDVGRMETGFPSPIDNYTSDFESYTTTTASQASDSIAEKSDSEGLIADNGTSPTAQSSIEETVSTITEVTENVHLKQTCLIDQKIPVASETDITEGDLRTVNHILIRKSVDDVSLTDSKAGGAEDTIRPGSELESNSTGSLTDSERFKTGFGTEVLHAPLDSQALKTDNGTKDSIRNDVTGDVHSRVPNGATAGEKLTDLSDRESVTDTTLSLSHLSHVTDNNQRDVKMQDKDGDEREDVGNGLSLGEEEGGEKCKSVISGRTGGELESSIVADMTSVWSNENSFTDLTDYPSDLEELKQMRNTTALELLWVQQAISSRKNYLRLKSNMESSQ; this is encoded by the exons ATGCCTTGTCAG GCAATCATAAGAGCTTTCATCATCCGCAAAAAACTCAAACAAGTGAGGAAACAGTATGAGGACATTTTCAGTGACATTGAGACGGACGTCTGCCCTGATGGTAAAACATGCTCAATCCAGTGGAGAGAACCTGCAATGAGCAAGCCATGTGTCCTTCCAAAA TCCTATAAGACACATGCTGTTGCTGTTAAAGAAGTCAGATCAGGAAGCCCAAACGAAAGTCATCAGCAGCCTCGACCGGACTCCACGCCATCCCAGGATACCGATTACCAGGTACATGGAACTGGTAACCAAACTATTGACATCGAGTCTCACACGAATGCtggtgtcaaaggtcaagatGGAACGCCCCAACAGGAACATGACAATGACTCAAATCTGAAAGATTTCAATGACAGAGATTTGGCGCACAATGCCGAGGATCAACAGGCAAGTTCCAtgcaaaatcatcaaaatgagAACCAAAAAGCAAATCCAGACAGTCGCGAATTGGTATTGGAAACCTTGCCCTGCGACCAAGAAGATCTCCAACTTGCTGGAGACGTTGGAAGAATGGAAACTGGCTTCCCAAGTCCCATTGACAATTACACTTCAGATTTTGAATCCTACACAACCACAACAGCTTCGCAAGCCTCTGATTCCATTGCTGAGAAATCAGACAGTGAGGGGTTGATAGCCGATAATGGGACATCACCAACTGCCCAATCTTCCATAGAGGAAACCGTGTCTACTATTACGGAGGTGACAGAAAATGTACATCTAAAGCAAACATGTTTAATAGATCAAAAAATTCCCGTAGCTTCTGAGACAGACATTACAGAAGGTGACCTTAGAACAGTAAATCACATTCTGATTAGAAAGTCCGTAGATGATGTATCACTGACTGATTCAAAAGCCGGAGGTGCTGAAGACACAATCAGACCTGGAAGTGAGTTAGAATCAAATTCCACAGGTTCTCTCACAGATTCTGAAAGATTTAAAACTGGATTTGGTACTGAAGTCCTCCATGCACCACTCGATTCACAAGCATTAAAAACTGATAATGGCACTAAAGATTCAATAAGGAATGATGTAACAGGAGACGTCCATAGTAGGGTTCCAAATGGGGCCACCGCTGGGGAGAAATTAACTGATCTGTCCGACAGAGAATCTGTAACTGATACCACGCTAAGTCTGTCTCATCTTTCACATGTTACTGATAACAACCAGAGGGATGTAAAGATGCAGGACAAGGATGGAGATGAGAGGGAGGATGTGGGAAATGGCTTATCCCTTGGGGAGGAGGAGGGCGGAGAAAAGTGCAAGTCAGTCATCTCAGGGAGAACGGGAGGAGAGCTGGAGTCGTCCATTGTTGCCGATATGACATCAGTTTGGAGTAATGAAAATTCATTTACAG ATTTGACTGATTACCCAAGTGATCTGGAAGAGCTAAAGCAGATGAGAAACACCACAGCCCTGGAGCTCCTATGGGTTCAACAAGCCATCAGCAGTAGGAAAAAT TACCTGAGACTGAAGAGCAACATGGAGTCTTCTCAGTGA